In the genome of Calliopsis andreniformis isolate RMS-2024a chromosome 10, iyCalAndr_principal, whole genome shotgun sequence, one region contains:
- the Gig gene encoding TSC complex subunit tuberin isoform X3: protein MSKMNSKDKDNKTLHDKLKQFFRINKGNYKSREDFTLTYDLEKEISPESPVHHRTKAIKDLCDAVLNQQWEDKAAERLWYLVQDLLGKDVPREHRHVTLNFLRCLVQGQYSKLSSLMRVKFFMVVKEHNIPEDIGPRLELLQSLTENGKDILHLEERMGPFLLDWMPVVTAGDGKRGAEFLSLLVNVIKFNSAYIDEGIISGLVQYICHLCYYSNSTEVVSGCLEALDAIVCYSNLQSDSLQTFIIALCGSVNVETYCQISWKIMRNLLGTHMGHSALYTMCRLLQDANFQRDVRLLRGAVFYVNMGLWGTHRIPKLECTPTSVLPSFYQALKCNHPIVMYEVTLSIQRLANKYGAELWDPTWSIILDIIEKVLSHTETSSQPATKQVSMSLHETISSIEILLDNNHYNGCTQRFYDLVERCSDTRPEGSVLKLIEYRAHTIGPTHYQWQSKLANLMERYYKIETRTNIRMKVLDVLTNIIQLNRSRYEDELIERIVVPYFQHIDADSDITVRNAVVHLLIDLCLECDTKRCLELLDILEKLINKPFCSDTPVAKDVDIKDIKTAVVGIIKILTSKIYVLPSSHAIRAYKVLANHLEQHYKDPSVFHDVSTVRYLIFECFLKIRANTLYHLGFPDAQNATVMRFSPYLVLEHAATERMNSGGGGNSPPPASPAPLHLSCQITHISLAHACKAIISCIKSEKDWKVLQLVLKELPQVMQNRALILSRHTNDIDYFAAALCSMVSDKSLRLPESLYNVPPKFTLSEFRVHVFPVLASLASYHAHLEPNLQQRLIKCLEVGLTAKCASQCVTSLTTCILEMRDAMNKLLSEVLLNLSKISATVHIAIPILEFLSTLTRLPKVFASFIGDQYMSVFAILLPYTNPFKYDHYTVSLAHHVIAVWFLKCRLPFRRDFVRFITTGLKANVIIPFEEGHLMKSDFNFINEDSSNRKRSSSLTEQGSRGRRERPIMANRIIGDGKVSDLKPPIDEALMTFHVELTETCIDLMARYTFSTYSARPKRLPAADFLLKEGQSMTWLLGNKLVTVTTSGCSNKAMRGGLCDNCWLACKSGPQSPEHGRTSQSNLRRASSTETAKEDKLSRQSSGGHGSSTANTAANSPTEELKKTSEDLDTIKREYTVEKTDKDQGESSKLEQILNSEKQEEHVLCACWCQGWAEIYVRRPTGDMSWIMRIQNSMQFETHVDFPVHDIMALYRPNQDLFQKQQESTSEYSGDEAEDTADKNADQAQSDHSSVMKSLSSGPIAIPSSPARPNPSRQSSRDSLESLEDGEDDLRRSRNPVRRSNSSPEMSANWKNPFLNKEKLNSQQVDRDFPPADLEVKLDAELKKHAKNMYAKDMRVSCEAIPEEIFGMGTTPPSSDNTTDHPASLRSQRSYPGATQVTQVSTTISNTVPPSPTMIQVQGNFLGVQVRTTQIQSSTAKPPQSPTQIYPRLVGLDSGQKSQIAPSSENKPPIGRNHFTDKQKDDRPDPSMLPPLPLPFRDRGHTISVMSPVKKSRGEWDNIRRGNSPRVKDPPKTGINPSFVFLQLYHTAHFGSPSEKPLLVPQTTAVQRAVTNLDRIQPYETHKIGVLYVGPGQASNETEILANQHGSLRYTEFLQRLGTLVRLKDLDESVFLGGLDRNGENGNFAYIWQDDVTQVAFHVATLMPTKASDPKCTSKKQHIGNNYVTVVYNESGEPYNIQTVKGQFNYACVVIQPLDHGTNQVTVQVKEELAKHIKHSEPKIISDQNLAILSRQLALHANQFEHFYP, encoded by the exons ATGTCGAAAATGAATTCAAAAGACAAAGACAACAAAACATTACACGATAAACTGAAACAATTCTTTCGCATTAATAAAG GAAATTATAAGAGTCGTGAAGATTTTACGTTAACTTATGATCTCGAGAAGGAAATTAGTCCTGAGAGTCCTGTACATCACCGTACAAAAGCAATTAAAGATCTCTGCGATGCAGTTCTTAATCAACAATGGGAAGAT AAAGCAGCCGAAAGATTATGGTATTTGGTACAAGATCTTTTAGGAAAAGATGTACCTCGTGAACATAGACACGTGACGTTAAACTTTCTGCGATGTCTGGTTCAGGGTCAATATTCTAAACTATCATCTCTAATGAGAGTAAAGTTTTTTATGGTTGTCAAAGAACATAATATTCCTGAAGATATTGGACCTAG GTTAGAACTTTTACAAAGTTTAACAGAAAATGGGAAAGATATATTACATTTAGAGGAAAGAATGGGACCTTTCTTGTTAGATTGGATGCCTGTTGTGACAGCAGGAGATGGAAAAAGGGGTGCTGAATTTCTGTCCCTTCTCGTTAATGTCATAAAGTTCAATTCAGCTTACATAGATGAGGGCATTATATCGGGCCTTGTTCA gtatATTTGCCATTTATGTTATTATAGTAACAGTACCGAAGTTGTTTCTGGATGTTTAGAAGCTCTAGACGCAATCGTCTGTTACAGTAATTTACAATCTGATTCTTTACAAACTTTTATAATAGCACTATGCGGAAGTGTAAACGTTGAAACATATTGTCAAATAAGTTGGAAG ATAATGCGCAATTTATTAGGAACGCACATGGGCCATTCTGCGCTGTATACAATGTGTCGTTTATTACAAGACGCAAACTTTCAGCGAGATGTACGTTTACTCAGGGGTGCAGTATTTTATGTAAATATGGGGTTGTGGGGTACACATAGAATTCCAAAACTGGAATGTACACCAACATCTGTTTTACCTTCATTTTATCAG GCTTTAAAATGTAATCATCCAATTGTTATGTATGAAGTTACACTATCTATTCAACGATTGGCTAATAAGTATGGCGCAGAATTATGGGATCCTACATGGAGTATTATTCTTGATATTATTGAGAAAGTTCTTTCTCACACAG AAACTAGTAGCCAGCCAGCAACCAAACAGGTTTCAATGAGTTTACACGAAACGATAAGTAGTATTGAAATTTTACtggataacaaccattataatggttgtacTCAACGATTTTACGATCTGGTTGAACGTTGCAGCGATACACGACCT GAAGGATCTGTTTTGAAATTAATCGAATATCGAGCACATACTATAGGACCTACTCATTATCAGTGGCAGTCTAAATTAGCCAATTTAATGGAACGTTATTACAAAATTGAAACGCGTACCAATATTAGAATGAAAGTTTTAGATGTTTTAACAAATATCATTCAACTTAATAG GTCCAGATATGAAGATGAACTGATCGAACGGATAGTCGTGCCATATTTTCAACATATAGATGCCGATTCGGATATTACAGTTCGTAATGCTGTTGTTCATTTGCTTATCGATCTTTGTCTTGAATGCGATACCAAACGGTGTTTAGAGCTTTTAGATATATTAGAGAAG ctGATCAATAAGCCTTTCTGTTCTGACACTCCAGTCGCAAAGGATGTCGATATCAAAGATATAAAGACAGCAGTTGTTGgaataataaagatattaaCGTCAAAAATATATGTCTTACCATCCAGTCACGCGATACGTGCTTACAAGGTTTTGGCAAATCACCTCGAGCAACATTACAAAGACCCATCTGTTTTTCATGATGTTTCTACAGTTCGATATCTG ATTTTTGAGTGTTTCTTGAAGATTAGAGCAAATACGCTATATCATTTGGGATTTCCGGATgcgcaaaatgcaacagtaatgCGGTTCAGTCCGTACTTAGTTTTAGAGCATGCTGCTACTGAACGAATGAACAGTGGAGGAGGTGGAAATAGCCCTCCACCAGCTAGTCCAGCTCCGTTACATTTGTCTTGTCAAATTACTCATATATCATTGGCACATGCGTGTAAAGCTATCATCTCCTGTATTAAATCAGAGAAAG ATTGGAAAGTTTTACAGCTCGTATTAAAAGAGTTACCTCAAGTAATGCAGAATAGAGCTTTGATATTATCACGACACACTAACGATATTGACTATTTCGCAGCCGCACTCTGTTCAATG GTCAGCGACAAGAGCTTAAGACTTCCAGAATCTTTATACAATGTTCCTCCAAAATTTACCCTTTCCGAGTTTCGTGTTCATGTCTTTCCAGTATTAGCATCTTTAGCTTCATATCACGCACATTTAGAACCAAATTTACAACAACGTTTAATCAAATGTTTAGAG GTTGGTTTAACAGCAAAATGCGCAAGTCAGTGCGTTACTAGTCTTACAACATGTATTTTAGAAATGCGTGATGCGATGAATAAACTTTTGTCAGAAGTTCTTTTGAATTTATCAAAAATTTCAGCTACAGTACACATAGCTATTCCTATACTGGAATTTTTATCTA CTCTTACTAGACTACCAAAAGTTTTTGCAAGTTTTATTGGGGATCAGTACATGTCAGTTTTTGCGATTTTGTTACCGTATACAAATCCGTTTAAATATGATCATTATACAGTATCCTTAGCACATCATGTAATTGCCGTATGGTTTCTAAAGTGTCGATTACCATTTCGGAGGGACTTTGTTAGATTTATTACCACT GGTTTGAAAGCAAACGTAATCATTCCTTTTGAAGAAGGGCATCTAATGAAGTCAGATTTTAATTTCATAAACGAAGATTCATCAAATAGAAAACGCAGTTCCAGTTTAACAGAGCAG GGCAGCAGAGGTCGGCGAGAAAGGCCTATAATGGCCAATCGTATAATAGGCGATGGTAAAGTTTCAGACTTAAAACCTCCGATCGATGAAGCCTTAATGACATTTCACGTAGAACTTACCGAGACTTGTATCGATCTTATGGCTCGTTATACGTTTTCAACTTACTCGGCTCGTCCTAAAAG ACTTCCAGCTGCTGACTTTCTTCTGAAAGAAGGCCAATCAATGACATGGTTACTTGGCAACAAGCTTGTTACTGTAACAACAAGTGGATGTAGTAATAAAGCAATGCGCGGAGGACTTTGCGATAATTGCTGGCTCGCATGCAAATCAGGCCCTCAATCGCCTGAACATGGGAGAACGTCTCAGTCTAACTTAAGAAGAGCATCGAGTACAGAG ACAGCAAAAGAGGACAAACTGTCTAGGCAATCCTCCGGAGGGCATGGAAGTTCGACAGCAAATACGGCTGCTAATTCTCCCACGGAAGAATTGAAGAAAACATCGGAGGATTTGGATACAATTAAACGCGAATATACCGTAGAAAAAACAGACAAAGATCAAGGTGAATCGTCGAAATTGGAGCAAATACTTAATAGTGAAAAACAGGAAGAACATGTGCTTTGTGCTTGCTGGTGTCAAGGTTGGGCTGAAATATACGTACGCAGACCTACGGGTGACATGTCTTGGataatgagaattcagaattctaTGCAATTTGAAACGCACGTAGATTTTCCTGTGCATGACATAATGGCTTTGTATAGGCCAAATCAAGATTTATTCCAAAAACAACAAGAATCTACGTCAGAATATTCCGGAGACGAAGCAGAG GATACTGCGGATAAAAATGCAGATCAAGCACAAAGTGATCACAGTAGCGTTATGAAATCTCTATCATCAGGTCCAATTGCAATACCCAGTTCACCAGCTCGACCAAATCCTTCGAGACAAAGTTCTCGCGATAGTTTAGAAAGCTTAGAAGATGGTGAAGATG ACTTACGTCGTTCTCGAAATCCAGTACGGAGATCAAATTCTAGTCCTGAGATGAGCGCTAATTGGAAAAATCCATTCTTGAATAAGGAAAAATTGAATTCGCAGCAAGTGGACCGAGATTTTCCACCTGCAGATTTAGAAGTGAAACTTGACGCTGAATTGAAAAAACATGCAAAAAATATGTATGCAAAAGACATGAG AGTTAGCTGCGAAGCTATCCCAGAAGAAATATTTGGTATGGGTACAACACCACCATCATCGGATAACACAACGGATCATCCAGCTTCGTTGCGGTCACAACGCTCCTATCCAGGTGCGACGCAAGTAACTCAAGTTAGTACAACCATTAGCAATACCGTCCCTCCGTCGCCTACTATGATACAG GTACAAGGAAACTTTTTGGGGGTACAAGTgcgtacaacacaaatacaatcgTCAACTGCTAAGCCTCCACAGTCGCCCACTCAAATTTATCCTCGGTTAGTCGGTCTCGATTCTGGTCAAAAGTCGCAAATCGCGCCAAGTTCCGAGAATAAACCACCCATCGGACGAAATCATTTTACAGATAAG CAAAAGGATGACAGACCCGATCCTTCAATGTTACCTCCATTGCCTCTACCATTTCGCGATAGAGGTCATACAATTTCTGTAATGAGTCCTGTAAAAAAGTCTCGCGGAGAATGGGATAATATTCGTAGAGGGAATTCACCGCGCGTAAAAGATCCACCAAAAACTGGCATTAATCCTAG CTTTGTGTTCCTGCAATTGTATCATACAGCACATTTTGGTTCGCCATCAGAAAAACCTTTGTTAGTTCCACAAACAACAGCTGTTCAAAGGGCAGTAACAAATTTAGACAGAATACAACCGTATGAAACTCATAAAATTGGAGTCCTTTACGTTGGTCCGGGACAAGCTTCTAACGAGACTGAAATTCTGGCTAATCAGCATGGATCACTTCGGTATACGGAATTTTTGCAACGTTTGGGAACATTGGTTCGACTGAAAGACCTCGACGAAAGTGTCTTTTTGGGTGGTTTAGATCGTAACGGTGAAAATGGAAACTTCGCTTATATATGGCAAGACGACGTTACACAG GTGGCGTTTCACGTAGCTACGTTGATGCCAACGAAAGCAAGTGATCCAAAATGTACTTCTAAAAAACAACACATTGGAAATAATTATGTTACTGTTGTTTATAATGAATCTGGAGAACCGTATAACATACAGACTGTAAAA GGGCAATTCAATTATGCATGTGTTGTGATCCAACCCTTAGATCACGGCACAAATCAAGTTACAGTTCAAGTGAAAGAAGAGTTGGCAAAACACATTAAACACAGTGAACCTAAAATAATTTCTGATCAAAATTTAGCGATTCTATCTCGACAACTCGCTCTTCATGCAAAT caATTCGAACATTTTTATCCATAG